The DNA window AGGGATAAAAAAAGAGGCAGTTAGCCTCTTTTTTATTGATAATATGAAATAGATTAAACTAAAGCCTCCTCTTTCAGAAGTTTTGAAGCTCTGTATAAATACATATATCTAATACTAATTAATAGCCCTATAAATGTCATTCCTACTCCAACGAGAGAAGGATATTTAAATGAAAAACCATGTTCTAAAGGAATTCCGCCTAAGAATGCTCCCATTGCATTAGCTATATTAAATGCAGCCTGCATAAAAGCAGCAGCCATCATTTCGCTTCTCGGAGCCGCTTTCATCATCATTATATTAATTGGTGCAGCCACAGACATCGATAATGCTCCACATATGAATGTCAATACTAAAGCGATTGTTCTGTTTTCAGAAAAGAAAAATACCCCAGCTAAAGAGGTCATCATAAGAAACAATAAAAGTGAACACGTCTTTTCAGGACCTAATTTATCTGATAAAAAGCCTCCAGCCAAATTTCCCACTACCATTCCTGCTCCAGCAAGAACCATTACATAAGCCATTTGACTGCTTTTAATTCCAGCAATGATCGTCATTAGTGGAGTTATATAACTGAACCATGTAAAAAGTCCACCAAATCCGATTGCTGTAATCAAAAGTACTAGCCAGGATTGTTTATGTTTAAGAAATTTTAATTCTTCCAGAAAGTGGGTATCTTGTTTGGTTTCCATAGCAGGCAGCCAGAATTTTAAAAACAATAAGGCAAACAATCCGATTACAGCTACAATGACGAAATA is part of the Chryseobacterium paludis genome and encodes:
- a CDS encoding MFS transporter, whose amino-acid sequence is MIDKRIIPLAIGGLGIGTTEFTIMGLLPDIAKTLHVSIPEAGHLISAYALGVVIGAPILIGYSVKFPPKKVLIVLMMIFTLFNGLSAIAPDYTSMLIIRFLSGLPHGAFFGVGTVVASRLAGKGKEAFYISLMFTGLTVANLAMVPLVTYIGHTFHWKWYFVIVAVIGLFALLFLKFWLPAMETKQDTHFLEELKFLKHKQSWLVLLITAIGFGGLFTWFSYITPLMTIIAGIKSSQMAYVMVLAGAGMVVGNLAGGFLSDKLGPEKTCSLLLFLMMTSLAGVFFFSENRTIALVLTFICGALSMSVAAPINIMMMKAAPRSEMMAAAFMQAAFNIANAMGAFLGGIPLEHGFSFKYPSLVGVGMTFIGLLISIRYMYLYRASKLLKEEALV